A genomic region of Phragmites australis chromosome 2, lpPhrAust1.1, whole genome shotgun sequence contains the following coding sequences:
- the LOC133895282 gene encoding uncharacterized protein LOC133895282: MTTLSSGVLLKLLDGMKTGAAKPVGEHRTAVLQVTDIVPAEMDEKDLWPKHGQFYVKVSDASHSIYAILPLAQADLVLSNKLHLGQFVHVDRLDPASPVPVIVGARPLPGRHPLVVGTPDPAARAKPAAPRRGSWGPEQNTSIKPTTLNFDADRTPGKERPALSTPVKERPTLATPVRERGLAASPASVRKSSSVLPRLTRSKSFVADRDNHPKIPKSPYPAEKSSVSCTASRVMRRVVKEEEPSSPPSDDELGSSATSSKKRSSTAARVPVPGKLSVLGKEAMEQREQAQKAALEALRNASATDNVVRIYKIFSELSKTARPDAPATCFDSFLSFHQEAVQAVTDIEAIQAATSMAAAVASDEQPEDAPPVLQEIAQNRAAVRRRGLGSGGVSKSVSFAPGTLDPKQDDGGGKTTRSSIASKKCLAMDKIGEDGGDEKRSTSSATTAHSALGSSLKLAKQVQAEAGSWFMEFLEAALETGLKKSKASAMADGRKQSSCCCPQSLMLRVINWVEVEQSGGDSSGRKHAHPRAAAIARKLRIKAKNP; the protein is encoded by the exons ATGACGACGCTGTCGTCCGGCGTCCTCCTCAAGCTGCTCGATGGCATGAAGACCGGCGCCGCCAAGCCCGTGGGCGAGCACCGGACGGCGGTGCTGCAGGTGACGGACATCGTGCCGGCGGAGATGGACGAGAAGGACCTGTGGCCCAAGCACGGCCAGTTCTACGTCAAGGTCTCCGACGCCTCGCACTCCATCTACGCCATCCTCCCGCTCGCCCAGGCCGATCTCGTCCTCTCCAACAAGCTCCACCTTGGCCAGTTCGTCCACGTCGACCGCCTCGACCCGGCCTCCCCAGTTCCCGTCATCGTCGGCGCCAGGCCGCTCCCCGGCCGCCACCCCCTCGTTGTTGGGACGCCCGACCCAGCCGCAAGGGCAAagcccgccgcgccgcgcagAGGATCTTGGGGCCCCGAACAGAACACCAGCATCAAGCCCACTACGCTCAACTTCGACGCCGACAGGACGCCGGGCAAGGAGCGGCCGGCCTTGTCTACGCCGGTAAAGGAGCGGCCGACCTTGGCGACGCCTGTCAGGGAGCGGGGGCTCGCGGCGTCACCGGCGTCGGTGAGGAAGAGCAGCAGCGTGCTGCCCAGGCTGACCAGGAGCAAGAGCTTCGTCGCAGACAGGGACAACCATCCCAAGATCCCCAAAAGCCCATATCCCGCT GAGAAGAGCTCAGTAAGCTGCACGGCCTCGCGGGTGATGAGGAGAGTGGTGAAGGAGGAAGAGCCCTCCTCACCTCCTTCCGATGACGAGCTCGGCAGCTCGGCGACATCCTCCAAGAAGCGATCGTCGACGGCTGCTCGCGTGCCGGTGCCAGGGAAGCTCAGTGTACTCGGGAAG GAAGCCATGGAGCAGAGGGAGCAGGCTCAGAAGGCGGCCCTCGAGGCGCTGCGCAATGCCTCAGCCACCGACAACGTGGTTAGGATCTACAA GATCTTCTCTGAATTGAGCAAGACGGCGAGGCCGGACGCGCCGGCCACCTGTTTCGACAGCTTCCTCAGCTTCCACCAGGAGGCCGTGCAGGCCGTCACCGACATCGAGGCCATCCAGGCGGCCACGTCGATGGCCGCCGCCGTGGCGAGCGACGAGCAGCCCGAGGACGCGCCGCCGGTCTTGCAGGAGATAGCTCAGAACAGGGCTGCCGTGCGGCGGAGAGGCCTAGGCAGCGGTGGGGTGTCCAAGTCAGTGTCGTTCGCGCCCGGCACGTTGGATCCGAAGcaggacgacggcggcggcaagACAACCCGGAGCTCGATTGCCAGCAAAAAGTGCCTCGCCATGGACAAGATCGGCGAAGACGGCGGCGACGAGAAGAGATCAACTTCTTCAGCTACCACTGCACATTCTGCTCTGGGCTCGTCGCTTAAGCTGGCGAAGCAGGTACAGGCCGAAGCAGGGAGCTGGTTCATGGAGTTCTTGGAGGCCGCGCTGGAGACCGGCCTGAAGAAGAGCAAGGCGTCCGCGATGGCGGACGGACGGAAGCagagcagctgctgctgcccgCAGTCGCTGATGCTGCGGGTGATCAACTGGGTGGAGGTGGAGCAGAGCGGCGGCGACAGCAGCGGCAGGAAGCACGCCCACCCGAGGGCGGCTGCCATCGCAAGGAAGCTCAGAATAAAGGCCAAGAATCCATGA